TAATGATAGAACAACAAATCATAAGCCCTACCCAACAAAACTTAGACCCTGCTCACCAAACCCATGAATGTGTTTATTCTTTAGCCTCAAAAATTGACGtaaggaaataaaattgtctTTTTCCCCATAGAAATTGTGTTTTCCGTATTacatcatattttatacaaaattttttttattcattttgtagGAATCAGAAGACACAACAGTAATTGTCTTGGCTTCAGCAAATATGAATGAAATCAACTGTTCCGATAAAAAaacttataaaaacaaagacTTGGAAAGAAAAGCATTATCAAATATTAGCAATTCTTCTGAATCGaatattaaagaaaagCCTAAAAAAACGTTTAACTTATCTGggtttttcattaaaaaagaGCAAAATTACATCAATATTACTTATGTTAATGCTGTAagcaatataataattttattccatcatttattttttatactcaTTTTAGCATTTGCCAAAAATGTGTCCGCTTTATAaacatacatatttataatatatgacaTACACCTCTTCAAAttggaatatttattttactcatttttttttgtagatGGATGATAGCAAATCTTCCCAACGTtactatattaaaaaagctAAAGCATCAAACATAGCATTTTACCTCCGCTTAGCCGAAATATTTGCGAAGAGCTAAATGCATATTCCGTATAatagtttttttatcaGTTTAATActtcaatatatatattgataaatttaatttatttttatggatGGTATCTATTTTAGTTTACaccacaaaatatatttttttttgttaagaAAGGtagtttatatataatatgttcaTCTCCTTTAATATAAGGATTTTCTACAtctattataatttatgaaatGCATTTTCTGTATTACtttctttatattcatgttttctacttttttttgttaaaaatatataattttatgtttttattgttttgtgcactttaattattattattaaacttaaaattttgataaaagtTTGTTATTTccgaatataaaaatgtcttAAAGTATATTTATCGCCTTTATCTGGGTCAAATATGAATGCTTTTTTCCAtctctctttttttttcttttgaaTGGGACCTTTGAAAGGGTTTCCGAGAcccaaataatgaatactaatataaaaattttaaaaaacgtataatttatttatataacaacCATAAGCATTATATTGATAAAACTAATTTACAacctttttaattcattaattataaagcAAATCAAATGCTTATCATATTacatacaaaatttatagGCAAAAAATGGCATACgcaaaattttataatgcttttattttcatacaAATTGCAATTTAAAGAAATCgtgatatatatgctttttATAGCTTTTTacttatacatatataaatcatttttattttcaatgtATTCACTTTATGTCTAGAGATGTTGTtcgtttatattatttttaggcattatttaaaataatgtcTTAAATACATGTATGCatgaataaatttaaatatgtctATTTGCCCACTTAAAGTCAATAAAAGGAATATACATGTATGCTTTGTTTTTATAGTATcatatttcttatattatcatacaACTGAGTTATCATACCTCAAATAGGAAATATCATTGatttcctttatttttcatgtaGTTTATGTAATTTAAAGCATTTATAACTATAattctattatttatgcTCTGAGCATGAATTAattatacattatatacaatcaaattaaattagcttttttctataataCTTTAAATgccaattatattttgcatatatacaaaaaaatattcataaaatttcaGAAAAGTATACATCACcgatttatacatattatataaaagacTAATACAATGATATTACgccatttaaatattttttccacaTTTTGAGTTTCTTTATTGTGTATTTTAACGatatgcacatatttttgttatactctcataaataaattcattaataaggtttgtctttttttgttacaCCTTACAAAACAGTTTTGGGcctatacattttttcatagatatgcttattttattattaattttttaatcttAAATGCTactaaattatataataatattaataagtatgcataaatatttattgcatttttattttttattattacaataCTTAATAAGTTGCATAGGCAAatcaatattatatcaaattctaaataattcaatCCACTGCCAACTCTCGTTTGAATCCTAGTATAAAACAGTATAATGGGCTTAGGTGTAATAATTGATTTttcaaacaaaaaattggaTTTGGGAAAttttaacatatattattaaatataattgcaaatttatatgtataaccgagaattatattcttggtacacatatatttatgtttgtGTGATTATCTATCTATGTATTGTGTGTATTTGTTAAGATTAAATCTTACATAAAGCATTAATcatataaagaataatttttaaaaatgaagagacgaacaaaatatacatttaaaaccttgaaaattttgtatattatatatgatgcAGTATgaatgtaattttttttctttttttttcttatgcTCCTTACACATTTTATGATACAAAATTTGTCcgcataaaattattttgcaagataaaaaaataatttttttttataaaaatatatgtaaaaacttaagaaaaaaaatataaaatgtataatttattatttgagccatattaattttacaCACAGTTGTATATCAATATTTGTATCcttttgataataaaataaatcctCATATGTTCCATTTAatgccattttttttaaattataattttaagcataattttttttcattttaaaacagtgtaaaatttaatacaaataaacatttttgttaaaatacatcatttaaatcattcccttttttattttgagaaccattatattaatatattttttcctctTTTCCTCTTCGCTTTTTCAAAAAGGagatatttaatttatgaaGCCTTCTCaccatttaaataataaaggataaaacaatataaaggaggaaatataaaatgaaaaatgacAGAAAATGACCCCTCAAATTTCTTAAAACAAAGAATAAGCAAtctgaaaaatatattggcTAAGGAAAATGAGATGCCTAAAATTGATCAAATctttaaatatgaattaaaaacCAACTTCACagaaataaatgatttattacattatatgaatggaataatttataaaaatttggaCACCTTTCAAAAGTTAAAGCTTCTGTATTCTTATGATGATAACAACTGTTACAATAATACAGGCATTAATCAAAacacttttttatttttattaaaacaaaaaagtaaattcagagaaaagtatataaatgaaaattacaTGGATTATTTAAGAACAAACccattaatttttgttgACACACTTAatcaattattaataataccAGGAATCAATTTTGAATTTAAAGTTTATAACTTTGATGAAAAGgtcaataaattttttgttaaaaaacCAGACATCAAAATTAATAGTTTATATAATCCAtgctttattaaaataaaagagtctaattttaaaaatattgttaaaataaatcggaaagtagaaaaaaatcctaaaaaaaatgaacacCAAATCGAACATTATTTTGCTAAAAGAAATTCGGTACCTTCTATCACacaaatatcaaaaatCGAATGCGATTCAAAAGAAGATAATCTCATTTCTAAAGATGATTTAACAATAGCAACTAATTCATCATGCAAAAATGATGATGCTGATTTAAGCAGtaataatgaaacaaaaatatataatgaagcTTGTGATAAAGGTGAATTAGATGATAGTCTTAATAGCATCAAACAAGATAGCAATAGTACCACAAAAAAACATAGTAATGAAAGTGTTAATACTATCGATGataaggaaataaaatatgattgtagaaaagaaaaaaaaccaCGACGAAGTTTTAGCATTTCCACTAATGCAGAAAGTAATATCAAAACTAATactaaaaaaacgaaaggcaactataataatagtgtaaaaaggaaatacgATAAAGTTTCGGGttgcaaaaaattaaaaaaaggtgACGAAGAGGAAATTGATGAATGTGAGGAAGAAGATGATGAAGAAGGAAATAGCTTAAATAATGATGGGTCAACCAAACAAAGTATACACACATTTTATGATTTAATAAACGAATacgaaatatatataaacaatgcTAAAtgttacattatttttgatttaaaaggttattataaaaatttagatatcatgaaaaagttaaaaaaaaatttagaagATTTAAAAAGGCCAACTAAtgatttcaaaaaaattatagacAAAAAAACTTTTAAGTCATATAGGGATAAAATTGAATTTGTAAAAcgatttaaaaagtttattATTCCAAACTTTCGATTAGAAAAGATAAGAAAACAAAGAAACCATCTAATTATTGTTGAATTAATGTCTAAGATACAAAATcgattaataataaaaagactGAACCAAGAATTAACTAACAAAGTAAATcttgaaaatttaataaatgatgtGCTCAAAATGTTTTCCGTCTTTGTGGAAAATATGAAAGACGAAAATGTTAAGAAATTTTATACGAATATGATTAATACTTATTTtcgtaataaaaatatatcttctgtcgattttaaaaatttaatacaattatttaaaaaaaaagaggaACACGAAAAAAGTCAAGAATTTTACGATTTGTTTCAAAAcgatttgaattatttagataaaaacaaaactcAATGTGATGAAATAGAAGAGAAGATTAGTTCCTTAAAATATCTAATTTTAGAatcaatattaaaagaaaagcaATTAGAAAGATCCGTTAACAGATTATTGTTAAACCATGAACAATCAAAATATGGATATTTCTATAAAATAGACCAAAGTGATGAAAATACATTAGATACTACTGAATATGGAAAATTGTTAGAAAACTTTTCTAAAGAGCCCATAAActtttatacaattttaagtAAACGAAATTTAGATAAACATGCATATCATGATATtagaaattttaattataaaaaaaaagatatcgATATGTCAAAACATGATGCAACTAATTCAAGTAATAATCAaggaaattataaaaaaaataaacaatttttggATAATTGTAAATTCAATATGGATTGTAACCAAAGAAAAgacgaaaataataattacaaTATAAATGGGCAAATAACTTCTAGTAATAATCCTGAAAATAACGATAACAATTCGTCATGCAATATAAAAGATTCAGTATTAATTACAAGtgacaaaaaaacaaataatagtGATTGCCAAAtaattgataataataatatgctcAATTgccaaaaatatataggaCAAAATAAACCACAAAATGAGAATAACTACAATacaaatgaatattataaatgcaaaattaaaaaaatacaaaccGATAcatcaaatgaaaaaaataatgaaaagaatTTTGTACCGAAATAtgattttgataaaaaacaaaattgcGCACAAatagatgaaaataaaagtattgACAAATCGGTTACAACCAATGATAGCGATCCTGTAACCCAACATTGTAGTCACCAAAATACGAGCCAAATAAACGGCTGTATTGAcacaaacaaaaatataaaagaatctcactttaaaaaatcaaatagcTATGAAGACAAAAGGCAAATAAATCCCAAAACTAAACATAAATTCGAACGAGACGATCCCGTCATTGAATGTGGATACGAACTAGAAACAGATATAATTAGATCaatatgtgaaaaaaaaaaattcactTTTGCTAATGAAAaacaagaaaaaataaataatgaaatattttataaagtaTTTGAGCAATATCcatatagttttttttctaaatcagtcaaaaattataatgccattttaaatgaaaatgaagagGAATCTGAATTGTCATGGTTGACAatgttaaaaaagaaaagtcATAATAGATCTATTTTACCACCAAGCAGAGATACATTTAGAGACGGAACCCATTTTTCTAATTGTCGGGCAACTGAACAcacattaaaatttttcttGTCGCTTTTATCATTGCTAACAAAAGGAGACATCGACatcaatttaaaaaagtatttgaaaaaaaatatccaatttttaaataccgAATTATTCAGTATGAAACTTAatttagataaaaaaagagcTATACTTGAAAAACGATTAGatcattttaattttcaaGAGAATTCggaattttcattttataacccattaaaaatgaacatAAGAATGATGAACTTAATAGGGCGAGGAGGTTTTGCTGAAGTATGGGAAGTTTTTGATTCCATAAATTTAGAAATGTATGCGGCAAAAATTCATAAGATTGAACCAAGTATGACAAATgaaatcaaaaataaaataattcaaagagcagaaaatgaaataaatatacatatacattGTCATAGACACATCTTCATTGTAAAATTAGaatttttctttgtttttGGATCCGCAACTAATTTGTTAGTTGGTATGGAGTTATGTGATGTTGAtttagataaatatattaaatatcaTGGCCCAATTAATGAACTATTAGCATTATCATGgattaaacaaatattacttggattattatatatgaaaaatttacCTACAGGTAAGGTTCATCATTGCGATTTAAAACCAGCTAATCTTCTTATAAAGGatggaataataaaaatatctgACTTTGGATTAGCTAAGTTAATTCTACCTGATACttatcaatattataatgGTGGTGGAACTTTATATTACCAACCCCCTGAATGCTTAAAACCCAAAAGAAATTTACTTATAACAGATAAAATTGATATATGGTCATTGGGGTGCATTCTTTATGAAATGATTTTTTGTGAAAGACCTTTTCAATTTAATTACCTTGAAAAGTGTTCAAAAGAGTTATtagttaataaaatgaagCGAGGTTTATCATACCCCAAAATTAATCAacatatatcaaaaataactttaaattatatagaaTACTTACTAAATTTTGATCATGAATCCCGACCATCGATAGAAGAAGCCCTAAGCTACCcgatttttaattattttaacataccttaatgattttattcttaatacattaattaaaaatttgaattatgTGTTATTACCAtttcatatgtatatatattttatttttaatgattttttttaaacacaatatgtatatatgcacatgtCCTTTATTGCAATACACTATTTATGATAACCACTATAGTATGTATCACATGTGTGTATCTcgacaaatatatatattatatatgcaattttGATTGgtcaaaatatgtaaaaataaaacttaaaaatgtcttttaatttaatataatatacgcATTTTCTCAGCATGCCAAGccaataaaatttttgacGGATGAACATTTCTACTGTAAATGCATATAGTTCctatgttttaattttcgtttagttatattattaaatcttttaaaatttattttatcgaTCTATTGATATTTCTCGATTggtactttttttttgtgggGAACGTACCCCATTAATTCCCAAATCTATTGcttaaaagaaatgaatagtaatatatatttttttatttaaatataactaCACTAAAGCTTATTTTTGTGTGAGGTTTTGCAATCAttagaaatataattttttttttttatgagaAGAACTTATATATGGCCAATGGTGAAaactaaataataaaacttaTACTATATCGTAAGAGtggtatataaaaattatagatattatcaaaatggacgataaatattatattaatttttttttgcaattttccattttttaaaaatataaaagaaacaatttttatatacacataattaatttaaatagtcgaataataaaaaaaaaatttcgcaacatttaaatgatatttttatatagaaaaattatttgatgaaTTATTCTCCATCTAAATATagcatattaataaatgtatgcataataagtatatatctttaattaatattttcacgAACAATATATAACCTCTTCAATACCATATAATAAActtttaaatgataaaatattttaaaaatgtaatttccaaaaaaaaaaataaaagaaatcaACAAATCACATGTCCTTTATccttatataatatgtatgtaaTTATAATCCTAGTGATGCactaaaattatataagatAATTTTACAggatttttttactttttcaaaaaagcaaatcgtttttttttcttttttttaaaaatataaatttatgtatactgtattatatatacatatgtttcgactttttctttaaaatttatatttaaaaaaatatatattatatacatgcagctttataatagtaattttcaaatacttaatatacatatttcatCACACCTTTGATCTTACTACCTAAATATTTATCCATTTacatatcattttttgtatatgtttttttaagtggaatttatattaaaatgccTAAAAAGTGCACAAATGGACAAGATtgtagaaaatataaatcataCGAAAATGGCGAAGATCATAACGCTTCAATTCTCCAGCCAATCTTATTAGTTGGTATGATAATTACGttttatgttatattttttagaatGTTTAAAAGACGATTTATAGATAATAATGAGTTTGGAAGAAAAACTACCAATAAAAGTGAGTATAGTAGGCCTATTATTTCACTATGCTTAAATGATATCGTTTTGAAGATGATTGGTAACAATGCACACATACTTGAAAACGTTATAGAACCATTAATCAAATTATGTTCAATTTCAGAAGTCTTTGTAGTTGCACAAGTTTCAAATGATACACaagaaacaaatataattaatctcttaaaaaaaaccgGGTTATTTGATAAGGGTTTAAAAGAACATCGTTTGATGTTTTGTTCAACTTCAAATGGAAGAGCATCAATGATACGCCAATTGCGTCCACTTACTCATGTGGATAATGACGaaattgtaataaaaacTCTAACAGGTAAAATTCCAAATCTTGTTCAGATATATGGAAATACAAATACCGGTGGTAATTCCAATGCATTCACATCTTTACAAGCGTTTACTCAAGTTATTTGTGCTGTTGCAACCGTAGAAGGCATAAATTAGtcttaaatatttgtatatattatcctTATAGATAATAACCCAAAACACTTGTAcaacaatatataacaaatttaatttataattataaatactatcttggcatatatatatgcatttcatttatatgaacttaatatattaaggATGCTATCGTTATtgttattgtatatatatttttttcgtatagttacatgaaaatatataaaaggtataaatatatatgtatttttgtatatttttaattttttttcgccttcatttttttttaaagttttATCTAATCATACATTATATGTTTCtgtatttttatgcatatatagcaaaaattattaattaaaattaatacataagaaaaaaatagaataaaaataataagacaAATTAGCATAGCTAAAAAAGTTTGCCATATGAAGAagattttaaatttatttttgtatttggtatcaaattatatattaaagaaaTCATATTACaccattttttcatttttcgtttttctATCGTTGACGTTGCTTATTCTATTAATAGTTCCTTTCTATTAATAACATTCAtttaaagtaaaaaatatttatggtTTTCATATAACTAAACATAAGTTATTGAATGaagttaaaataaaaaattaatagaataaaaaatcattatAGCAATCATgctaaatataaaacaacaCAAATTAAACAGCTTATAGCTACACAcaatcatattattaataatatagcattttatatttaatttaaaattgcataatattttataattcatttagaatgtgtatatatattgcttCGAATAcgcataaatatatatgtttgtaTACAATATGCTGTATAAACTTACGtattcttatatttattattctaaaatatataatacgcCGTCATCTGTCTAATTGGGGAATATAGTGGGGTCAATTCCTATATTTGTTCGTTAGCTAAAAAGGGattaaagtaaaaaaatatatatacatatatttttcaatacaCAGAATTTAattgaataaattttaaatataaaaagctAACaagttattaaattattttttgaaatattattacatatcaTAGCTAACGTATAGACTTTATCATAATCTTCAACAATTTCGTCAAAAGCAACTTCCTTAAacctataaaaataataatacatgttttaaaatatacagGATTAGCAactcatattattattaaaaattttgtttgaaagttttaaaagaaataaaaataacatatataattttttatggttTGTTCTTACCAATTCTTTCCTATAATTTTGAAACATATGGCAAACAGGATGGACATTATTATTCCCGCCCCAGCAAAATAAACCGTTTCTATAAAAGAAAGTAActtaaaaaagatattataGCATTTTAATATGGAATTAGTTtggtatataatatacaactttttatttatgattTTTACATACTTGAATGTTCCTCGTTATTAAAGCATTTATATGAAGGATCTGAAAATTCCCTCTTTGTAcaatcataatatttatttgaattataatcaaaatattttaagcAATAATCTGATATTGAGCAGCATAATTGTTTCCTTTTATTATCCGAACAACTTCCAGATGATATTTTGTCTTTCATATAGTCACAATATTTTGATGAAATATCGTTAACGCACATATTTTCCTTTGACATGCTTATGATTTTATTCCGTGtgttattaatatttcttgATTTATACTCTGCTTCATCTAATTTTTTAGAACTATTATCATCAATATGGCGCGTTTCATGATTGGTATtcgaaatttttatttcagcAAGATTGCTGTCTTTTTTTCGCTCTTCTTCTGCTTTCTTAGCTTCTTCAACTTTTTTTCGTTCCTCTTCCGCTTTCTTTTCAGCTTCAACTTTTTTTCGTTCCTCTTCCGCTTTCTTTTCAGCTTCAACTCTTTTTCGTTCCTCTTCTGCTTTCTTTTCAGCTTCAACCCTTTTTCGTTCTTCTTCTGCTTTCTTAGCTTCTTCAACTTTTTTTCGTTCCTCTTCCGCTTTCTTTTCAGCTTCAACTTTTTTTCGTTCCTCTTCCGCTTTCTTTTCAGCTTCAACTTTTTTTCGTTCCTCTTCCGCTTTCTTTTCAGCTTCAACTTTTTTTCGTTCCTCTTCCGCTTTCTTTTCAGCTTCAACTCTTTTTCGTTCCTCTTCTGCTTTCTTTTCAGCTTCAACCCTTTTTCGTTCTTCTTCTGCTTTCTTAGCTTCTTCAGCTCTTTTTCTTTCCTCTTCTGCCTTCTTTACTGCTTCACCCCTTTTTCGTTCTTCTTCTGCTTTCTTAGCTTCTTCAACTTTTTTTCGTTCCTCTTCTGCTTTCTTTTCAGCTTCAACCCTTTTTCGTTCGTCCTCGGCTTTCTTTGCAGCTTCAACTCTTTTTCGTTCTTCCTCGGCCTTTTTAGCTTCTTCAACTCTTTTTCGTTCTTCTTCCGCTTTCTTTTCAGCTTCAACTCTCTTTCTTTCCTCTTCTGCTTTCTTTGCAGCTTCAACTCTTTTTCGTTCGT
This sequence is a window from Plasmodium chabaudi chabaudi strain AS genome assembly, chromosome: 7. Protein-coding genes within it:
- a CDS encoding serine/threonine protein kinase, putative, with the protein product MTENDPSNFLKQRISNLKNILAKENEMPKIDQIFKYELKTNFTEINDLLHYMNGIIYKNLDTFQKLKLLYSYDDNNCYNNTGINQNTFLFLLKQKSKFREKYINENYMDYLRTNPLIFVDTLNQLLIIPGINFEFKVYNFDEKVNKFFVKKPDIKINSLYNPCFIKIKESNFKNIVKINRKVEKNPKKNEHQIEHYFAKRNSVPSITQISKIECDSKEDNLISKDDLTIATNSSCKNDDADLSSNNETKIYNEACDKGELDDSLNSIKQDSNSTTKKHSNESVNTIDDKEIKYDCRKEKKPRRSFSISTNAESNIKTNTKKTKGNYNNSVKRKYDKVSGCKKLKKGDEEEIDECEEEDDEEGNSLNNDGSTKQSIHTFYDLINEYEIYINNAKCYIIFDLKGYYKNLDIMKKLKKNLEDLKRPTNDFKKIIDKKTFKSYRDKIEFVKRFKKFIIPNFRLEKIRKQRNHLIIVELMSKIQNRLIIKRLNQELTNKVNLENLINDVLKMFSVFVENMKDENVKKFYTNMINTYFRNKNISSVDFKNLIQLFKKKEEHEKSQEFYDLFQNDLNYLDKNKTQCDEIEEKISSLKYLILESILKEKQLERSVNRLLLNHEQSKYGYFYKIDQSDENTLDTTEYGKLLENFSKEPINFYTILSKRNLDKHAYHDIRNFNYKKKDIDMSKHDATNSSNNQGNYKKNKQFLDNCKFNMDCNQRKDENNNYNINGQITSSNNPENNDNNSSCNIKDSVLITSDKKTNNSDCQIIDNNNMLNCQKYIGQNKPQNENNYNTNEYYKCKIKKIQTDTSNEKNNEKNFVPKYDFDKKQNCAQIDENKSIDKSVTTNDSDPVTQHCSHQNTSQINGCIDTNKNIKESHFKKSNSYEDKRQINPKTKHKFERDDPVIECGYELETDIIRSICEKKKFTFANEKQEKINNEIFYKVFEQYPYSFFSKSVKNYNAILNENEEESELSWLTMLKKKSHNRSILPPSRDTFRDGTHFSNCRATEHTLKFFLSLLSLLTKGDIDINLKKYLKKNIQFLNTELFSMKLNLDKKRAILEKRLDHFNFQENSEFSFYNPLKMNIRMMNLIGRGGFAEVWEVFDSINLEMYAAKIHKIEPSMTNEIKNKIIQRAENEINIHIHCHRHIFIVKLEFFFVFGSATNLLVGMELCDVDLDKYIKYHGPINELLALSWIKQILLGLLYMKNLPTGKVHHCDLKPANLLIKDGIIKISDFGLAKLILPDTYQYYNGGGTLYYQPPECLKPKRNLLITDKIDIWSLGCILYEMIFCERPFQFNYLEKCSKELLVNKMKRGLSYPKINQHISKITLNYIEYLLNFDHESRPSIEEALSYPIFNYFNIP
- a CDS encoding peroxisome assembly protein 22, putative yields the protein MPKKCTNGQDCRKYKSYENGEDHNASILQPILLVGMIITFYVIFFRMFKRRFIDNNEFGRKTTNKSEYSRPIISLCLNDIVLKMIGNNAHILENVIEPLIKLCSISEVFVVAQVSNDTQETNIINLLKKTGLFDKGLKEHRLMFCSTSNGRASMIRQLRPLTHVDNDEIVIKTLTGKIPNLVQIYGNTNTGGNSNAFTSLQAFTQVICAVATVEGIN